The Sphingomonas sinipercae genome contains a region encoding:
- a CDS encoding EAL domain-containing protein: protein MTGQLERRFATGFEQALASDELHMVYQPKVRLEDGGLSRVEALVRWVEPELGPVAPSRFVPLAEEHGFIEQLTEWGLRTVLTQWRAWKAQGFDIELAFNISATSLQRLDFPDLVERMCRELEVPAERLVLELTEGATQPLINLMDTLTRFRIKGIGLAIDDFGTGYSSLMQLRQLPFTEVKIDRLFVRDLPHAHDSCVIVKSIIDLAHALDLTATAEGVETAEQLRFLRRVRCDVAQGYLIAQPLEPDDLPAWQSDFRRRWPDYAG, encoded by the coding sequence GTGACCGGGCAGCTGGAGCGTCGTTTCGCAACGGGATTCGAGCAAGCTCTCGCTTCCGACGAACTGCACATGGTTTACCAGCCCAAGGTCCGGCTGGAGGACGGCGGCCTAAGCCGGGTCGAGGCGCTCGTCCGCTGGGTGGAACCGGAACTTGGGCCTGTCGCACCGTCCCGCTTCGTGCCGCTTGCCGAGGAACATGGCTTCATCGAGCAGCTCACCGAATGGGGCTTGCGCACTGTCCTGACGCAATGGCGCGCCTGGAAGGCCCAGGGCTTCGATATCGAGCTTGCCTTCAACATCTCGGCGACCAGCCTCCAACGGCTCGACTTTCCGGACCTGGTCGAACGTATGTGCCGCGAATTGGAGGTGCCCGCCGAGCGGCTGGTGTTGGAGCTGACCGAGGGCGCCACGCAGCCGCTGATCAACCTGATGGACACGCTCACGCGATTTCGGATCAAGGGCATCGGCCTGGCAATCGACGACTTCGGTACCGGCTATTCGTCGCTGATGCAGCTTCGCCAGCTGCCCTTTACAGAAGTGAAGATCGACCGCCTGTTCGTTCGCGACCTGCCCCACGCGCACGACAGCTGCGTGATCGTCAAATCGATCATCGACCTGGCCCACGCGCTCGACCTCACCGCCACCGCGGAAGGGGTTGAGACCGCCGAACAGCTCCGTTTCCTGCGCCGCGTGCGATGCGACGTCGCACAGGGATATCTGATCGCCCAGCCGCTCGAGCCCGACGACCTGCCGGCATGGCAAAGCGATTTCCGGCGGCGCTGGCCCGACTACGCCGGTTAA
- a CDS encoding response regulator → MKRPRLLLIDDEPALASFVAQVAEDCGFEPLLAESGAHFRTLLREEKPDAIALDLGMPVDGVELLRLLAAENVAAPVLILSGFDRRVLESAFRLGEALGLRMTGPLEKPVRADDLEQVLTSMRTSLIS, encoded by the coding sequence ATGAAGCGGCCCCGGCTGCTCCTGATTGACGACGAGCCGGCGCTGGCCAGCTTCGTCGCTCAAGTGGCGGAAGATTGCGGCTTCGAGCCGCTGCTTGCCGAGTCCGGCGCGCATTTCCGAACCTTGCTTCGGGAAGAAAAGCCTGACGCGATCGCGCTCGACCTTGGGATGCCAGTCGACGGCGTGGAGCTGCTGCGCTTGCTGGCCGCCGAAAATGTCGCCGCTCCGGTGCTGATCCTCAGCGGTTTCGACCGCCGCGTCCTCGAATCCGCGTTCCGCCTCGGCGAAGCGCTTGGATTGCGAATGACGGGCCCCCTCGAAAAGCCGGTTCGCGCCGACGATCTCGAACAGGTGCTGACCAGCATGCGGACCAGCCTCATCTCGTGA